Proteins from a single region of Thunnus albacares chromosome 16, fThuAlb1.1, whole genome shotgun sequence:
- the LOC122999543 gene encoding cholesterol 24-hydroxylase-like isoform X1 has protein sequence MAVFRVFLSWTAQALLVLLFLVFIAFLGYCLYIKYIHMKYDHIPGPPRNSFFFGHSPTFLRIMKNGGNIHDQFLEWSETYGAVYRINALHFVLIGTTCPATTKEILMSPKYPKDKFLYKRLFSLFGQRFLGNGLVTALDHEQWYKQRRIMDPAFSSLYLRGLMGTFNETAEKLMSKLSEIADEKTEAKMLKLVNCVTLDVITKVAFGVDLELLKNNNDSLFPKAIETCLKGMVHYVRDNLFEFNPKNRPFINEVKEACHLLRTTGAQWIQERKTAMQNGDDVPKDILTQIIKTAGKEESMTKEDEELMLDNFVTFFIAGQETTANQLAFCIMELARHPDILEKVKKEVDDVIGMKHDITYDDLGKLIYLTQVLKETLRIYPTAPGTSRDVHEDLIIDGIRIPAGFTCFLSSYVTGRMDKFFKDPLTFDPDRFHPDAPKPYFCYYPFALGPRSCLGQNFAQMEAKVVMAKLLQRFDFTLIPGQTFGILDTATLRPDGGVVCLVKHRNHTQ, from the exons ATGGCAGTTTTCCGTGTCTTTTTAAGCTGGACTGCTCAGGCGCTTTTAGTTCTTCTCTTTCTGGTTTTCATCGCTTTTCTCGGGTATTGTctgtatattaaatacattcataTGAAATATGACCACATACCTGGGCCACCGAGAAACAG CTTTTTCTTCGGACATTCACCAACGTTTTTGAGGATAATGAAAAATGGAGGAAATATACACGATCAATTTCTGGAATG GTCCGAGACTTACGGAGCTGTTTACAGGATAAATGCTCTGCATTTCGTTTTAATCGGCACTACCTGTCCAGCCACGACCAAG GAAATCTTGATGTCCCCAAAGTACCCCAAAGATAAATTTCTCTACAAGCGACTCTTCAGCTTGTTCGGTCAAAG GTTCTTAGGCAATGGCCTGGTAACAGCACTGGACCATGAGCAGTGGTATAAACAACGCCGGATCATGGACCCCGCCTTCAGCAGCTT GTATCTGAGAGGTCTAATGGGCACCTTCAATGAGACGGCAGAGAAACTGATGAGTAAACTTTCAGAGATTGCTGATGAAAAAACAGAGGCCAAAATGCTCAAACTTGTCAACTGTGTCACCCTAGATGTTATTACCAAG GTTGCTTTTGGTGTGGATTTAGAACTGCTGAAGAATAATAATGATTCACTTTTCCCTAAAGCCATTGAGACGTGTCTGAAAGGGATGGTGCACTATGTCCGAGACAACTTATTTGAG TTCAACCCAAAGAACAGACCGTTTATTAATGAAGTAAAGGAAGCGTGCCACCTGCTGCGTACAACTGGAGCTCAGTGGATCCAGGAAAGGAAGACTGCCATGCAAAATGGCGATGACGTCCCCAAGGACATCCTGACACAAATCATCAAAACTGCTGGCAAAG agGAAAGCATGACTAAAGAAGATGAAGAGTTAATGTTGGACAATTTTGTGACCTTCTTCATTGCTG gGCAAGAAACAACAGCTAATCAACTCGCTTTTTGCATCATGGAACTTGCAAGACACCCGGATATACTGGAGAA AGTGAAGAAAGAGGTGGATGATGTCATTGGGATGAAACATGACATAACCTATGACGATCTTGGGAAACTGATTTACCTCACACAG GTGCTAAAAGAGACCCTGAGGATTTACCCGACAGCTCCAGGCACGTCTCGTGATGTACATGAAGACCTTATCATTGATGGTATCCGCATACCTGCAGGATTCACCTGTTTT CTGAGCTCTTACGTGACTGGGAGAATGGACAAATTCTTCAAAGACCCGCTAACATTTGATCCAGACCGATTTCACCCAGATGCTCCCAA GCCTTATTTCTGTTACTACCCCTTTGCCCTTGGCCCACGCTCATGCCTGGGACAGAACTTTGCTCAG ATGGAGGCTAAAGTGGTAATGGCCAAGTTGCTCCAGAGGTTCGACTTCACCCTGATTCCAGGACAGACCTTTGGCATCCTGGACACTGCCACTCTCAGGCCAGACGGTGGGGTGGTGTGCTTGGTCAAACACAGAAAtcacacacaataa
- the LOC122999543 gene encoding cholesterol 24-hydroxylase-like isoform X2 → MSSGINNAGSWTPPSAAFTVDSLQIVNSFCSLGNIIPILNLCGGLQVCPNYVIPSSKTTIISRYLRGLMGTFNETAEKLMSKLSEIADEKTEAKMLKLVNCVTLDVITKVAFGVDLELLKNNNDSLFPKAIETCLKGMVHYVRDNLFEFNPKNRPFINEVKEACHLLRTTGAQWIQERKTAMQNGDDVPKDILTQIIKTAGKEESMTKEDEELMLDNFVTFFIAGQETTANQLAFCIMELARHPDILEKVKKEVDDVIGMKHDITYDDLGKLIYLTQVLKETLRIYPTAPGTSRDVHEDLIIDGIRIPAGFTCFLSSYVTGRMDKFFKDPLTFDPDRFHPDAPKPYFCYYPFALGPRSCLGQNFAQMEAKVVMAKLLQRFDFTLIPGQTFGILDTATLRPDGGVVCLVKHRNHTQ, encoded by the exons ATGAGCAGTGGTATAAACAACGCCGGATCATGGACCCCGCCTTCAGCAGCTT TCACTGTAGATTCTCTTCAGATTGTCAATTCCTTTTGCTCTTTGGGCAACATTATCCCAATTCTTAATCTCTGTGGAGGTTTGCAGGTATGTCCCAACTATGTTATTCCGTCGTCTAAAACTACCATCATTTCCAGGTATCTGAGAGGTCTAATGGGCACCTTCAATGAGACGGCAGAGAAACTGATGAGTAAACTTTCAGAGATTGCTGATGAAAAAACAGAGGCCAAAATGCTCAAACTTGTCAACTGTGTCACCCTAGATGTTATTACCAAG GTTGCTTTTGGTGTGGATTTAGAACTGCTGAAGAATAATAATGATTCACTTTTCCCTAAAGCCATTGAGACGTGTCTGAAAGGGATGGTGCACTATGTCCGAGACAACTTATTTGAG TTCAACCCAAAGAACAGACCGTTTATTAATGAAGTAAAGGAAGCGTGCCACCTGCTGCGTACAACTGGAGCTCAGTGGATCCAGGAAAGGAAGACTGCCATGCAAAATGGCGATGACGTCCCCAAGGACATCCTGACACAAATCATCAAAACTGCTGGCAAAG agGAAAGCATGACTAAAGAAGATGAAGAGTTAATGTTGGACAATTTTGTGACCTTCTTCATTGCTG gGCAAGAAACAACAGCTAATCAACTCGCTTTTTGCATCATGGAACTTGCAAGACACCCGGATATACTGGAGAA AGTGAAGAAAGAGGTGGATGATGTCATTGGGATGAAACATGACATAACCTATGACGATCTTGGGAAACTGATTTACCTCACACAG GTGCTAAAAGAGACCCTGAGGATTTACCCGACAGCTCCAGGCACGTCTCGTGATGTACATGAAGACCTTATCATTGATGGTATCCGCATACCTGCAGGATTCACCTGTTTT CTGAGCTCTTACGTGACTGGGAGAATGGACAAATTCTTCAAAGACCCGCTAACATTTGATCCAGACCGATTTCACCCAGATGCTCCCAA GCCTTATTTCTGTTACTACCCCTTTGCCCTTGGCCCACGCTCATGCCTGGGACAGAACTTTGCTCAG ATGGAGGCTAAAGTGGTAATGGCCAAGTTGCTCCAGAGGTTCGACTTCACCCTGATTCCAGGACAGACCTTTGGCATCCTGGACACTGCCACTCTCAGGCCAGACGGTGGGGTGGTGTGCTTGGTCAAACACAGAAAtcacacacaataa
- the LOC122999543 gene encoding cholesterol 24-hydroxylase-like isoform X3 — protein MSPKYPKDKFLYKRLFSLFGQRFLGNGLVTALDHEQWYKQRRIMDPAFSSLYLRGLMGTFNETAEKLMSKLSEIADEKTEAKMLKLVNCVTLDVITKVAFGVDLELLKNNNDSLFPKAIETCLKGMVHYVRDNLFEFNPKNRPFINEVKEACHLLRTTGAQWIQERKTAMQNGDDVPKDILTQIIKTAGKEESMTKEDEELMLDNFVTFFIAGQETTANQLAFCIMELARHPDILEKVKKEVDDVIGMKHDITYDDLGKLIYLTQVLKETLRIYPTAPGTSRDVHEDLIIDGIRIPAGFTCFLSSYVTGRMDKFFKDPLTFDPDRFHPDAPKPYFCYYPFALGPRSCLGQNFAQMEAKVVMAKLLQRFDFTLIPGQTFGILDTATLRPDGGVVCLVKHRNHTQ, from the exons ATGTCCCCAAAGTACCCCAAAGATAAATTTCTCTACAAGCGACTCTTCAGCTTGTTCGGTCAAAG GTTCTTAGGCAATGGCCTGGTAACAGCACTGGACCATGAGCAGTGGTATAAACAACGCCGGATCATGGACCCCGCCTTCAGCAGCTT GTATCTGAGAGGTCTAATGGGCACCTTCAATGAGACGGCAGAGAAACTGATGAGTAAACTTTCAGAGATTGCTGATGAAAAAACAGAGGCCAAAATGCTCAAACTTGTCAACTGTGTCACCCTAGATGTTATTACCAAG GTTGCTTTTGGTGTGGATTTAGAACTGCTGAAGAATAATAATGATTCACTTTTCCCTAAAGCCATTGAGACGTGTCTGAAAGGGATGGTGCACTATGTCCGAGACAACTTATTTGAG TTCAACCCAAAGAACAGACCGTTTATTAATGAAGTAAAGGAAGCGTGCCACCTGCTGCGTACAACTGGAGCTCAGTGGATCCAGGAAAGGAAGACTGCCATGCAAAATGGCGATGACGTCCCCAAGGACATCCTGACACAAATCATCAAAACTGCTGGCAAAG agGAAAGCATGACTAAAGAAGATGAAGAGTTAATGTTGGACAATTTTGTGACCTTCTTCATTGCTG gGCAAGAAACAACAGCTAATCAACTCGCTTTTTGCATCATGGAACTTGCAAGACACCCGGATATACTGGAGAA AGTGAAGAAAGAGGTGGATGATGTCATTGGGATGAAACATGACATAACCTATGACGATCTTGGGAAACTGATTTACCTCACACAG GTGCTAAAAGAGACCCTGAGGATTTACCCGACAGCTCCAGGCACGTCTCGTGATGTACATGAAGACCTTATCATTGATGGTATCCGCATACCTGCAGGATTCACCTGTTTT CTGAGCTCTTACGTGACTGGGAGAATGGACAAATTCTTCAAAGACCCGCTAACATTTGATCCAGACCGATTTCACCCAGATGCTCCCAA GCCTTATTTCTGTTACTACCCCTTTGCCCTTGGCCCACGCTCATGCCTGGGACAGAACTTTGCTCAG ATGGAGGCTAAAGTGGTAATGGCCAAGTTGCTCCAGAGGTTCGACTTCACCCTGATTCCAGGACAGACCTTTGGCATCCTGGACACTGCCACTCTCAGGCCAGACGGTGGGGTGGTGTGCTTGGTCAAACACAGAAAtcacacacaataa